From the genome of Alosa alosa isolate M-15738 ecotype Scorff River chromosome 20, AALO_Geno_1.1, whole genome shotgun sequence, one region includes:
- the srfbp1 gene encoding serum response factor-binding protein 1, translating to MLNLSNEVVKMRSEVKKVKVFIIRKLTRQMNMLKKKKGKEEEMQRNQRRAARLLEEIHEMKVIAPDTVTKTALQTDINFEKVCQNPQASITDRAVARIATHPQFSQKIQSIKDRINAFKDERTSTSSKGEKKSKPDITEKETERPVASEDVQATAGEVEKILTEKLDDNDNPPSEGCVTSTDETTASQTSQTMSDNEAATVKQTSTESEKVPVEVVKMRKEVKKIRVLIISKLTNQTEVLKRKTGEPSELEENKQKISRLLKEIQVLRSVKPDHVTMAALQENANLEKVREDPDASPLERSTARIATHPRFVKRLQAVKEAIEEEKRKAAEAEEKKKRRLEQASVQRENSENEEEDDEDQDDDDDDDDDDDDDDDDDDDDGEEGDETEEDDETGDSEAEDEEEEILHKRHITSKSQVAEVVQIVADEDISIKATSAPVKKPVEGKPEGHSVTVVDQESTSNISSIVDSSFKPDENTTPLNKSHTVSPVPKNKPVSKSVCKRPINKNKEEVKAAEDADSESDLELSDGEEKPYFDDSTEERFHKQSSMSEESDDDDFFIGKVSKFKKKKNLATGEEKTKDVRKSADQDTEQDHKQEEKETTFKRDFKHSKFESVFCNALSKGRGARDRFGAKPPPRFQKPTRQPEGDSEAPWERKQNQNSAPNRKPGSSFQNQKSDFSSNWGHKEKDSFGARRGRQPNDSWQSQNRSQRPPPGKTFNSSRQAPEALHPSWEASRKRKEQMSQITAFQGKKIKFDD from the exons ATGCTGAATCTTAGCAATGAGGTGGTAAAGATGAGGAGTGAGGTAAAGAAGGTGAAGGTCTTCATCATTCGCAAGCTCACCCGTCAGATGAATATGCTCAAAAAGAAGAAGGGCAAAGAGGAGGAAATGCAGAGGAATCAGAGGCGGGCAGCAAGACTGTTGGAGGAGATCCATGAAATGAAAGTTATAGCACCAGACACAGTCACTAAGACCGCCTTGCAGACAGACATCAACTTTGAGAAGGTGTGTCAGAATCCACAGGCCAGCATCACAGATCGCGCTGTGGCCCGCATTGCCACTCATCCTCAGTTCAGCCAAAAGATCCAGAGCATCAAGGACCGAATCAATGCCTTTAAAGATGAGAGGACCAGCACATCatcaaagggagagaaaaagagtaaaCCAGATATAACTGAAAAAGAGACCGAGAGACCTGTGGCCAGTGAAGATGTTCAGGCCACAGCTGGTGAGGTGGAGAAGATATTGACAGAGAAACTGGATGACAATGACAATCCTCCAAGTGAAGGCTGTGTTACTAGTACTGATGAGACAACTGCTTCTCAAACCAGTCAGACAATGTCAGACAATGAAGCAGCCACGGTAAAACAG ACATCAACAGAAAGTGAGAAGGTGCCTGTGGAGGTTGTGAAGATGAGGAAGGAGGTGAAGAAGATAAGAGTGCTCATCATTAGCAAGCTCACAAACCAGACAGAAGTCCTCAAGAGGAAGACAGGTGAGCCATCCGAGTTGGAGGAAAACAAGCAGAAGATCAGCAGACTTCTCAAAGAAATTCAGGTGCTTCGAAGCGTCAAACCAGACCATGTGACCATGGCTGCCTTGCAGGAGAATGCAAACCTGGAGAAAGTGCGTGAGGACCCTGATGCTAGCCCACTGGAACGATCCACTGCCCGTATCGCCACGCATCCTCGCTTTGTTAAGAGGCTGCAAGCAGTCAAAGAGGCCATTGAGGAGGAGAAGCGAAAAGCTGCAGAAGCtgaggaaaagaagaaaagacgCCTTGAGCAGGCCTCtgtacagagagagaacagcgaaaacgaggaggaggatgatgaggaccaagatgatgacgatgatgatgacgacgacgacgatgacgacgatgatgatgatgatgatgatggagagGAGGGTGATGAGACAGAAGAGGATGATGAGACAGGTGATAGTGAagcagaggatgaggaagaggaaataCTACATAAGAGACACATTACTAGTAAATCTCAGGTAGCTGAAGTGGTCCAGATAGTTGCAGATGAAGACATTTCAATTAAAGCAACTTCTGCCCCAGTAAAGAAACCTGTAGAAGGAAAACCTGAAGGACATTCTGTGACCGTTGTGGATCAGGAAAGCACATCAAACATTTCTTCCATTGTAGACAGCAGTTTCAAACCTGATGAAAATACAACGCCCTTGAATAAAAGCCATACTGTCTCTCctgttccaaaaaataaaccggTTTCTAAATCTGTATGCAAGAGaccaataaataaaaataaagaggAAGTAAAAGCAGCAGAGGATGCTGACAGTGAAAGTGATTTGGAATTGTCAGATGGTGAGGAAAAGCCATACTTTGATGACAGCACAGAGGAGCGTTTTCACAAGCAGTCATCTATGTCAGAGGAGAGTGATGACGACGACTTCTTTATTGGCAAGGTCAGCAAATTTAAGAAGAAAAAGAATCTGGCAACTGGTGAGGAAAAAACAAAAGATGTAAGGAAAAGTGCCGACCAGGACACTGAGCAAGACCACAAACAAGAGGAAAAGGAAACCACATTCAAGAGAGACTTCAAACACTCTAAATTTGAATCCGTCTTCTGCAATGCCCTTTCAAAGGGTAGAGGTGCCAGAGATAGATTTGGTGCCAAACCACCACCACGGTTTCAGAAGCCAACGAGACAGCCAGAGGGAGACTCAGAAGCTCCTTGGGAGAGGAAGCAAAACCAGAACTCTGCACCAAACAGGAAACCAGGGTCGTCCTTCCAGAATCAGAAGAGCGATTTCAGTAGTAATTGGGGACATAAGGAAAAGGATTCCTTTGGAGCCAGAAGAGGCAGGCAACCAAATGACAGTTGGCAGAGCCAGAATAGGAGCCAGAGGCCACCACCAGGGAAGACCTTTAACTCTTCCAGACAAGCTCCAGAGGCACTGCATCCTTCTTGGGAGGCCAGCAGAAAGAGGAAGGAGCAGATGAGTCAAATCACAGCGTTTCAAGGGAAAAAGATCAAGTTTGATGATTAA